The Blastocatellia bacterium genome window below encodes:
- a CDS encoding DUF1887 family CARF protein, which translates to MPSEKLETSKVEHLLLLVGENPLPNAIAGNLLVAPTGKITLLHSTETVQAAQKLQGWFSKRGMNIELKKIEESNPVSITQGVFERLDKRNASSVGLNYTGGTKAMAVHAYRALEKWAKAKNLSPIFSYLDARTLSLVIDPGDGESHDVQIEYVGRHVIMELRELMKLHGWLLSHPPVTTPVLPQSAKTLADVYADIALADQYKDWKHNHLNPKCRINPYAWNKNENTLRTVRLDFSSAPSAFTASLLDELNQPNQSILIGDVMRVCGFTKAENVCEWLDGKWLEHHILDVLNPLKNKLHLHECALNVETKDVQFEVDVIAMRGYQLFAFSCSTDTDSKGGKQILKKKLFEAYIRARQLGGSEARVALVCAANYPERIEAEMKRDVDQEGRIRVFGRPDLANLNFHIEQWVLSQSGE; encoded by the coding sequence ATGCCTAGCGAAAAGCTGGAAACCAGTAAAGTGGAACACCTTCTACTCTTGGTTGGTGAGAATCCCTTGCCGAACGCAATAGCAGGTAATTTGTTAGTTGCGCCGACAGGGAAAATTACGCTTCTTCACTCTACAGAAACTGTCCAAGCTGCTCAGAAGTTGCAAGGCTGGTTTTCGAAGCGAGGAATGAATATCGAATTGAAAAAGATTGAAGAGTCTAATCCGGTTTCGATTACCCAGGGGGTCTTTGAGAGGCTAGATAAACGAAACGCATCATCGGTCGGGCTTAACTATACTGGTGGGACCAAAGCGATGGCAGTTCATGCATATCGCGCATTGGAAAAATGGGCAAAGGCAAAAAATCTTTCTCCAATTTTCAGTTATCTTGACGCTCGAACACTCAGCCTTGTCATTGATCCCGGAGATGGAGAGAGTCACGATGTTCAAATAGAGTATGTCGGACGCCACGTTATCATGGAATTGAGGGAACTGATGAAATTGCACGGGTGGCTGTTGTCACATCCTCCTGTCACAACCCCTGTGTTGCCTCAGTCAGCTAAAACATTGGCTGATGTTTATGCCGATATTGCTCTGGCAGATCAATATAAGGATTGGAAGCACAATCACTTGAACCCAAAATGCCGCATCAACCCTTATGCTTGGAACAAAAACGAAAACACTTTGCGCACAGTTAGATTGGATTTCTCTAGTGCTCCTTCTGCATTCACTGCTTCTTTGCTTGATGAATTGAATCAACCTAATCAAAGCATACTTATCGGAGATGTTATGCGTGTTTGCGGGTTCACCAAAGCTGAGAATGTTTGCGAATGGTTAGACGGCAAGTGGCTTGAGCATCATATACTCGACGTGCTCAACCCTTTGAAGAACAAACTTCATTTGCACGAATGCGCTCTCAATGTCGAAACCAAAGATGTGCAGTTTGAAGTTGATGTGATTGCGATGCGCGGCTATCAACTCTTTGCCTTTTCTTGTAGTACAGACACTGATAGCAAAGGCGGAAAGCAGATTTTGAAGAAGAAGCTCTTTGAAGCCTACATTCGTGCCAGACAACTTGGTGGCAGCGAAGCTCGTGTAGCGCTGGTCTGTGCTGCCAATTATCCGGAAAGGATCGAGGCTGAGATGAAGCGTGACGTTGATCAGGAAGGGCGCATTCGTGTATTTGGCCGCCCTGACCTTGCCAACCTCAATTTTCATATTGAACAGTGGGTTCTATCCCAAAGTGGAGAATAG
- a CDS encoding RAMP superfamily CRISPR-associated protein, whose product MIMSSAMWSGNASRKIVERIVVEGELILETPAHFGNGDGDDITDMPLLVDTFDGKTPLLTGASITGALRSYLREREHGFRASAHRTSKSVLLLGSLKSDDEGEQSPLIVDDARGINPKIDMRNGVKLNPSSRTAENDALFDMQLWQAGTKFPLRFELAIRATDNAPQIKTSLASALKGFDDGSITLGARKRRGYGRVRVDAWRVKSYSLKTINGLIDWIENGSKPLSVAPTNDINAALGTGDLIDDARRVFQIKATFALDGSLLIRSGSGRDDKEPDMVYLSACQSDGSTRPILSGTSLGGALRARATKIAKSLDRLGNMQTLIDRLFGAEMNKRGNRAIANIANPTASRVTVREEIVKDSKTDLVQNRVSIDRFTAGARDTALFNEQPVFGGEVIVDVQLANPKNEEIGLLLLLLKDLWTGDLPLGGESSVGRGRLKGKKAELIYKTPDTQDGSFQWLLEASANALSIPDEARERLEDYIATFKTHLRGPTNDTRN is encoded by the coding sequence ATGATTATGTCTTCAGCAATGTGGTCAGGCAATGCTTCACGCAAAATCGTTGAACGCATCGTTGTCGAAGGCGAATTGATCTTAGAGACGCCAGCGCATTTTGGAAATGGTGATGGTGATGACATAACGGATATGCCGCTTCTGGTTGATACCTTCGACGGCAAAACCCCTCTGCTAACAGGCGCTTCGATAACAGGCGCGCTACGAAGCTATTTACGAGAACGAGAGCACGGATTTCGAGCCTCGGCTCACAGGACTTCTAAAAGTGTGCTCTTATTGGGGAGTTTAAAAAGCGATGACGAAGGCGAACAAAGCCCTTTGATAGTAGATGACGCACGCGGGATCAATCCGAAAATAGATATGCGTAATGGCGTTAAGCTCAATCCCTCCAGCCGCACGGCTGAAAATGATGCCCTTTTTGATATGCAACTTTGGCAAGCTGGGACAAAGTTTCCGTTGCGATTCGAGTTAGCGATTCGAGCAACTGATAATGCTCCACAAATAAAGACATCTCTGGCTTCTGCGCTGAAAGGATTCGATGATGGAAGTATTACGCTCGGCGCGCGCAAGAGACGCGGCTACGGCAGAGTGCGCGTTGACGCATGGCGGGTGAAGAGCTATAGCCTAAAGACAATAAATGGGCTGATTGATTGGATTGAAAATGGCAGTAAACCGCTTTCAGTAGCTCCGACAAACGACATCAACGCGGCTCTTGGCACAGGCGATTTAATTGATGATGCTCGCAGAGTTTTTCAAATCAAAGCAACTTTCGCACTGGACGGCTCATTGTTAATCCGCTCCGGCAGCGGCAGAGATGACAAAGAGCCTGATATGGTTTATTTGTCCGCCTGTCAATCCGATGGCTCTACACGACCGATTCTTTCAGGCACAAGCCTTGGCGGCGCACTCAGAGCGCGGGCCACAAAGATAGCCAAATCACTCGACCGATTGGGCAATATGCAAACACTGATTGATAGGTTGTTTGGCGCTGAAATGAATAAGCGAGGCAATCGCGCAATTGCCAACATAGCCAACCCCACAGCTAGTCGAGTCACTGTGCGCGAAGAGATTGTGAAAGACAGCAAAACAGATCTTGTTCAGAATCGTGTCAGCATAGACCGTTTCACGGCAGGCGCGCGCGATACGGCTCTGTTCAACGAGCAGCCTGTTTTTGGGGGTGAAGTTATTGTTGATGTGCAGTTGGCAAATCCCAAGAACGAGGAAATAGGATTGCTCTTGCTTTTGCTCAAAGACCTGTGGACTGGCGACCTTCCGCTGGGCGGCGAATCGAGCGTCGGGCGCGGACGCTTAAAGGGCAAGAAGGCCGAGTTGATTTATAAAACTCCCGACACTCAGGATGGCAGTTTTCAGTGGTTACTGGAGGCGAGTGCGAATGCCTTGAGCATACCTGACGAAGCGCGCGAAAGATTGGAGGACTATATTGCCACATTCAAAACACATTTGAGGGGGCCAACGAATGACACGCGAAATTAA
- the csx19 gene encoding CRISPR-associated protein Csx19 produces MTREIKSLPAVVKLIPADNITDLKDWLQIQATAYSLIYMLAHADDGVIWGRMNGGQLETSNDAVPSISPPLRLKTLQSVRLFSAQGELLLWRVEEIRYRSRLIHNLQGGETSDWDEAFDEPQLLWGTPDEQLPNGFTLLRDGAQGLRHAVPLQLALNRAINPRLIVRHYLTKENFARVAASRLVNIEA; encoded by the coding sequence ATGACACGCGAAATTAAATCACTGCCTGCCGTTGTGAAACTAATCCCGGCGGACAACATCACAGACTTAAAAGATTGGTTACAGATTCAAGCAACTGCATACAGCTTGATATATATGTTGGCTCATGCTGACGATGGGGTTATATGGGGCAGAATGAACGGTGGCCAACTTGAAACTTCAAACGATGCGGTCCCAAGTATATCGCCGCCCCTGCGATTGAAGACATTGCAATCGGTGAGGCTGTTTTCAGCACAAGGCGAACTGCTGTTGTGGCGTGTTGAAGAAATCCGTTATCGCAGCCGCTTAATTCATAATCTGCAAGGCGGTGAGACGAGCGACTGGGATGAAGCGTTCGACGAGCCGCAACTCTTGTGGGGAACGCCAGATGAACAATTGCCCAACGGATTTACCTTGCTCCGAGACGGCGCGCAGGGCTTGCGGCACGCGGTCCCCCTACAGCTTGCTTTGAACAGAGCAATCAATCCACGTTTAATTGTGCGGCATTACTTGACGAAAGAGAATTTTGCTCGCGTAGCCGCCAGCCGTCTTGTGAATATAGAAGCCTGA
- the cas6 gene encoding CRISPR system precrRNA processing endoribonuclease RAMP protein Cas6 yields MPAFLGSTLRGAFGHALKDAVCLMSHRDCSHCLVADRCIYPYLFETPAPADVPQLRGQQQAPHPFILAPPGLLKSAGDRSSAKKEHLPQPSSQAVSSHSTASLKRGLPGGVPVLRKASPVMPGEMRMSSSPPNERLKFAAGDELRFRLTLMGRATDYLSYVIYAVSEMARRGLGYERAGFALGSVAVLDEFGELETIYTASDRRSLVPIDAVSNLSDLLEARLQELERDGSRPGDRVKLRFTTPTRIRVEGDLQTSLSFELLIRNLLRRVSMLIAVHGESRLDLDYKGLIARAASVRIHQASLSWHDWQRYSNRQETKMKLGGFIGDIEYRGEAIAEFLPLLVAGEILHVGTGTSFGLGKYEMVG; encoded by the coding sequence TTGCCGGCCTTTCTCGGATCGACCTTGCGCGGCGCGTTCGGACACGCGCTGAAGGACGCGGTCTGCCTGATGAGCCACCGCGATTGCAGTCATTGTTTAGTCGCCGACCGCTGCATCTATCCTTATCTCTTCGAGACGCCGGCGCCGGCTGATGTGCCGCAGTTGCGCGGCCAGCAGCAAGCGCCGCACCCGTTCATCCTGGCGCCGCCGGGTTTGTTGAAATCGGCTGGCGACAGGTCCTCTGCCAAAAAAGAACATCTCCCGCAACCGAGCAGTCAAGCCGTGTCGAGCCATTCGACGGCAAGCTTGAAGCGAGGGCTGCCGGGCGGCGTACCGGTCTTGCGCAAAGCGTCGCCAGTCATGCCGGGAGAGATGCGAATGTCGAGTTCGCCACCCAACGAGCGCTTGAAGTTTGCGGCGGGCGATGAGTTGCGCTTCCGCCTGACGTTGATGGGGCGAGCGACCGATTATCTATCTTATGTGATCTACGCGGTGAGCGAGATGGCGCGGCGCGGCCTGGGTTATGAGCGCGCCGGGTTTGCGCTCGGCAGCGTCGCCGTGCTTGATGAGTTTGGCGAGCTTGAGACGATTTACACAGCGAGCGACCGGCGCAGCCTCGTCCCCATTGATGCGGTAAGCAACTTGAGCGACCTGCTCGAAGCGCGTTTGCAAGAACTTGAACGCGATGGGAGCAGGCCGGGCGACAGGGTGAAGCTGCGGTTTACAACGCCGACCCGCATTCGCGTCGAAGGCGATTTGCAAACCAGTTTGAGTTTCGAGCTATTGATCAGAAACCTCTTGCGGCGCGTGTCGATGTTGATTGCCGTGCATGGTGAGTCGCGGCTCGATTTGGATTACAAAGGGCTGATCGCCCGCGCCGCCAGCGTTCGCATCCATCAAGCATCGTTGAGCTGGCACGATTGGCAGCGTTACTCGAACCGCCAGGAGACGAAGATGAAGCTGGGCGGCTTCATCGGCGATATCGAATACAGAGGCGAAGCGATAGCCGAATTCCTGCCGCTGCTGGTTGCGGGAGAAATCCTGCACGTCGGCACCGGCACGAGTTTCGGATTAGGCAAGTATGAGATGGTCGGGTGA
- a CDS encoding RAMP superfamily CRISPR-associated protein: MRMEIHLKLTSDATFGRGDGVAGLIDSEVEHDEYGLPYLRGRTLKGLLVEECANILYALQGSAALSRFESAAQFLFGKAGSTLSDDALMRVGAALLPEELRQAVRADIKAIPPRLTPDEVLQSLTAIRRQTTVDDKTGAPEKNSLRSLRVILRETVFIARLDFDRNPDDEAKALLAACVMSLRRAGTGRNRGRGRLESSLCDAQGNDVSAKHFNRFKSVITANHQGVAQ, encoded by the coding sequence ATGAGAATGGAGATACACCTGAAGCTCACCAGTGATGCGACTTTTGGTCGCGGCGATGGCGTAGCAGGATTGATAGATTCGGAAGTCGAACACGACGAATACGGGTTGCCTTATCTGCGCGGGCGAACGCTTAAAGGTCTGCTGGTTGAAGAGTGCGCCAATATCCTTTATGCGCTACAAGGTTCTGCCGCATTATCTCGTTTTGAGTCGGCAGCCCAGTTTCTCTTCGGCAAAGCTGGCAGCACTCTTTCGGATGACGCACTGATGCGTGTCGGCGCGGCTTTGCTGCCCGAAGAATTGCGCCAAGCAGTGAGGGCGGATATAAAAGCAATCCCGCCCCGTTTAACACCTGATGAAGTTTTGCAATCGCTGACCGCGATTCGTCGTCAAACTACCGTCGATGACAAAACCGGCGCTCCTGAAAAGAACAGCTTGCGCTCGTTGCGAGTGATTTTGCGTGAGACCGTTTTCATTGCGCGATTGGATTTCGACCGGAACCCAGATGATGAGGCAAAGGCGTTGCTTGCGGCTTGCGTGATGTCGTTGCGGCGCGCAGGAACGGGGCGCAATCGAGGGCGCGGACGACTTGAATCCAGCCTGTGCGATGCACAAGGCAATGACGTTTCCGCTAAGCATTTCAATCGCTTCAAGTCAGTCATAACAGCCAACCATCAAGGAGTAGCGCAATGA